The following DNA comes from Streptomyces spinoverrucosus.
CTTCGCGATGCTCGGCAAGACGTTCAAGGGCATGACCGACGCGATGCTGACCTGGCAGACCGAGCGGCTCCAGGAACTGGCCGTCGAGTCCGACGGATATGTGGTGGCCGTACGCCCCGAACTCGTCGTGGAGATCGCCTATGACGGTCTGCAGAAGTCGACCCGCTACCCGGCCGGCGTCACCCTCCGCTTCGCCCGCGTGCTCCGCTACCGCGAGGACAAGCGCCCGGAGGAGGCGGACACCGTCGAGACAGTGCTGGCCGCGCACCCGGAGATCAAGCCGTGAAGGGCAGCCACAGCGCGGGCCTGCTGCTGTTCCGGCACACCGACGGCGGTCTGGAGGTGTTGCTCGGCCACATGGGCGGACCGTTCTGGGCCCGGCGGGACGCGGGTGCGTGGACCGTGCCGAAGGGCGAGTACGACCCCGAGGAGCCGGCCTGGGAGGCCGCCCGCCGGGAGTTCCAGGAGGAGCTCGGGCTACCGCCGCCGGACGGTGAGGCGGTGCCGCTCGGGGAGATCCGGCAGACCGGCGGGAAGACCGTCACGGCGTGGGCGGTCGAGGCCGACCTCGACCCCGGCTCCATCGACCCCGGCACCTTCACCATGGAGTGGCCACCGAGGTCGGGACGCACCCAGGAGTTCCCCGAGCTGGACCGGGTGGCGTGGTTCGGCCTGGCCCGGGCCCGTGAGGTGATCATCAAGGCGCAGTCCGCGTTTCTCGACCGGCTGGCGGAGCACTCGGCCTGAAGAGGCCCGCACGCGTTGCGGCCCCCACCGCCGCGCGGGAAGGTCGAAGCACCATCGCTCCCCAGGAGGTCAGTCATGCCCATCGCAACGGTGAACCCGGCGAACGGCGAGACGCTCAAGACGTACGAGGCCATGGGCACCG
Coding sequences within:
- a CDS encoding NUDIX domain-containing protein encodes the protein MKGSHSAGLLLFRHTDGGLEVLLGHMGGPFWARRDAGAWTVPKGEYDPEEPAWEAARREFQEELGLPPPDGEAVPLGEIRQTGGKTVTAWAVEADLDPGSIDPGTFTMEWPPRSGRTQEFPELDRVAWFGLARAREVIIKAQSAFLDRLAEHSA